From the Debaryomyces hansenii CBS767 chromosome F complete sequence genome, the window CAATGAAGATCACAATCGGTGGGTTGGTAAACTTGTTGTTTTGCTTTACGATAATAGGGGGAGCCTTGGCTGATCAACACTTTGTTACAAATGATGACGCAGAGAATATAATCAAAGCGAGCGATTCACGTCATACCAATAACTGGGCAGTTTTGGTCTCGACATCACGATTTTGGTTCAACTACAGACATATGGCCAACGTGTTAAGTATGTATAGAACCGTCAAGAGGCTTGGTATCCCAGATTcccaaattattttaatgTTATCTGATGATATTGCATGTAATCCACGTAACGCATTCCCTGGAACGGTTTTCAACAATCAAGATCAAGGTTTTGATTTGTACGGCAATCTGATAGAAGTTGACTACAGAGGATATGAAGTTACAGTAGAAAATTTTGTGCGGTTGTTGACTGATAGGTGGGATGAAAACCATCCTAGATCTAAACGTTTGCTTACAGATGAAAACTCtaacatatttatttatttgactGGTCACGGCGGTAAtgaattcttgaaattcCAAGATGCAGAAGAAATTGGCTCGTATGATATAGCAGATGCTTTTGAACAAATGCATGAGAAGAAAAGATACAAcgaaatattcttcatgATTGATACATGTCAAGCAAATTCGATGTATGAAAGGTTCTATTCACCTAATATCTTGGCCGTTGGCTCCTCAAAGGTTGACGAGTCATCGTATTCTCACCATTCCGATCTTGATATCGGGGTGGCAGTCATCGATAGGTTCACGTATTACACGTTGGATTTCCTCGAAAAAATAGACAAAAACTCCACGGCCACTATGGATAAATTGTTCGATGAATATACCTTTGAAAACATACACTCCACCCCTGGAATAAGAACCGACCTATTCAAGAGAGACGTCAATGATGTACTTTTAACAGACTTTTTCGGAAATGTCCAAAATGTGGTGGTCGATGAAGTCGAAGATGACATATTATACACTGTAAACTACGACGAAAATGGCAACTTTCTTTCTAGAGATAATAAGAACAAGTCCAATATACTGCACAAGGTAAAGAAGGTTGATTTTAGTtatgatgaagaatcaaaaactCTTGGTAAAAACTCCAAGACTAAGATTCAAGCATTAGGTCTCTTGACATTGGTTGTGTTAATTGGCTTTTGGCTCGTAGCGCCAAATAGTTAGATAGAGAAATATGTATATGTTCCGTAAAAATTATACATTAATATTGATACTTAAGACCAGTAAACgatttatttcattatttcatAGCACCAAAACAAGGATTAAACAACTTTCTACAATTTTCCTTCCACAATTCCGCTGTAACGTTACCTTCATATACGTAGTTATTGTTCCCCATAGACATATTTCTACTATGAAGCTATTTATGGTGATGAGATTCATGTTACACAAAAATCGTTTGTTTTCATTTATGTTTTACGCGCTTTGTTAGATCTAGAAGTAggtaaatatatataacttCATTAGTAATAGTATTAAATATAGCTATCAGCCGGTAGATCTAGATTAACAAGTGCCTCAATTATAGATATGCTGTCACAGGTGATATCTGCTAGTCGGTTGTACCAAATCGTGGCGTCACCCACAAGTGACAATGATGCCAAACTGAGATCTATTAATGAACTTAAAACGCACGTAAAGAAAGATTTTGTTGACATTAAACAGGTTCCTAAATATGTTGAAGCATTATCAATAGCAGTCGATATATCAGATACCGGGATCCTGACAAGCAGCTTTAGTGTATTGTCACATTTGGTGAAGAGAGTAAGCATGCAAGATTCTAGTGGGGAAGTGTTAAAAAGTCAGAGTTACTTGGTTTTACCTATAATAATCAATAGACTAGGTGATATCAAGGCAAGCGCGAGAATTTCTGCGAAGAAAGCATTAGAAGCGTACTGGTTTTCGGCACCTAAGGAGGTAGAGGATTCGATAATAGATATAGCCTTTAGTCACAAGAATCTGAAGGTAATAAACGAGTCGATTATCTGGCTTGATCACATAATAACCAACGTTAATCCTCATTTTAAGAtaaatctatttcttcCGCATATTGTTAAACTATTACGTCTTAACAGTGATAGTGATGAAGTCTTGATAGAGAATATCAAAACTTTGTTTAAAGACTATTACAGTTTGAAGCACAATAGGTTGTATAAATTCGACTTATCTAAAGAATTCGATACCCAAAAGATACCTTCTAATGTGCATGAATCCATAATAAGTCAAATAGGTACCAGCTCTTCTATTCTAATGAAGCAGGCTACACCAGACATAGGTCTTGATCATAACTTTATCCTGGCCGGAACTACTCGTGTTACGGTAAACCTGATGGGAAGAGATAAAGGTACCATTCTGAGTAACTCTCTGACACCAGCATCATTATCGTCGTCC encodes:
- a CDS encoding DEHA2F25850p (similar to uniprot|P49018 Saccharomyces cerevisiae YDR331W GPI8 ER membrane glycoprotein subunit of the glycosylphosphatidylinositol transamidase complex that adds glycosylphosphatidylinositol (GPI) anchors to newly synthesized proteins); amino-acid sequence: MKITIGGLVNLLFCFTIIGGALADQHFVTNDDAENIIKASDSRHTNNWAVLVSTSRFWFNYRHMANVLSMYRTVKRLGIPDSQIILMLSDDIACNPRNAFPGTVFNNQDQGFDLYGNSIEVDYRGYEVTVENFVRLLTDRWDENHPRSKRLLTDENSNIFIYLTGHGGNEFLKFQDAEEIGSYDIADAFEQMHEKKRYNEIFFMIDTCQANSMYERFYSPNILAVGSSKVDESSYSHHSDLDIGVAVIDRFTYYTLDFLEKIDKNSTATMDKLFDEYTFENIHSTPGIRTDLFKRDVNDVLLTDFFGNVQNVVVDEVEDDILYTVNYDENGNFLSRDNKNKSNISHKVKKVDFSYDEESKTLGKNSKTKIQALGLLTLVVLIGFWLVAPNS